The DNA region ATCGCCCGCGTGGCGGCATCTGGTGCCGGCGCGGCGCCCGCCGCCTTGACCTCCTTGGGGTCGAAGGGCGCATCCTCGCCTTGTCCTGTCACGTCGTAGCCGTCGCATTCGCTGCCGACGCAGATCGTCGTGGCGTCGATGCGCGCCTTGCCGGCAGGGGTGGCGAAGGGCGTGCCCTCGGCCGCACCGCCGCTCCAGCTCCAGGATCCGCGCAGCCAGTCGGGGATGCGGGTGTCATTTTGGAGGTCCAGATTGTCGGTGATCAGGCCGATGCCGCTGCCCAGCCCCTGGGCGGCCACCGCCTGGGCCAGGCGGCGGGCTTCGGCGGGGGGCATGCCGTAGCGGCTGGCGAGTTGGGGAGTCCAGGACGTCACCGCCGCATCGACCGCCTTGTCGAGACGTTCGCCCCAGCCGGGCGCGACCCAGCGCGGGTTGGTCCAGCCTGCGGTGTCCTTGACCAGCGGAGCCAGTTCCGGCGCCTCGCCCAGGAACAGGCGCGGATCGACCGCCGATTTCAGCCGGTCGATACCCATCTGGCGGTAGCTGGCGAAGCGGATGGTCCCGGTGCGGTTGGACGCGGCCTCCAGCATCGGGGCTAGCAGGTCTTCCACCGTCTTCCAGGCGGGCGAGGCGAGGAGGGCACCGTCGTCCGGGCAGGCGGGCGGGGCGCCGAAACTGTCGCGGCTGCTGCCATAGAGCGGCTCCATTGCCTTCCAGGCCGGCGTGCCGCGCTGTTCCATCACCGAACAGGGCCATGCCATCTCGACATCATCGCTGACCACGCGCAGGGCGGTCAGGAACCCCTCGTCGGTGGCGGGATCGGCGCCGGCGGCGGTTTCGCGGGCGAAGGAATCGCCGATGCCTTCGACGGCCTCGCGCAGCAGCGCCTCGGCCTTCTTGCGGTCGGGGGAGGGGCCGAAGCGCAGCAGATAGGCCGTCCATCCCTTGCCCAGCCCTCCGCGGATGTCCGCCAGCCGTTTCGCGGCGCCGGCCGGGTCCGCGGCGATGCCGTCGACGATGGTGGCGACGGCGGCCGCCGCCTTCGGCAGCGACTCGGCCAAGGCGGTACGCCGGGCATCGAGAACCGGGCCCAGGCAGGAGGTAACGGACCCCGACGCAGCGCATTGGTTGCGCTGGCCCAGCCACGCCTTCTGCTCCGTCCGCAGGCGTTCCCGGTCGGCGCTGCCGGACAGGGATTGCAGGGCCTTGTAGCTGTCGGCGAGTTCCTGGTCGGCGTCGGCCAGCTTGGGATCGGCGCAGATCGCCTTCTCGACCGGGGTGGAGGCCGCCTTGCAGTCAAAGGACGGCGCCGCCCGGACGGTGCCGGCGGCAAGCATCAGCGGCAGGCAGATCAGTGCAGCACGGGCAAGCGCCGCCCGCCCTTGCGGCGGTACCGGCAGGCGGATCGACGATCCCATCATGTCTCCCCGGGGTTGTGACCCGCGGAAGATACGGAATTCGCGACCACTTGTCCCCGCCCGACATGCGGCGTGCCGCAGGAAAGGGGCTTACGGCAGGAAGGCCGCCGAGACGGCCGTGAAATGGCAGGCGGCGGCGGCCAGCACCAGCAGGTGCCAGATCGCGTTGTTGTAGGGCATCCGCTCCATCAGGTGGAAGACGACCCCCACCGTGTAGAGCAGGCCGCCGGCGACGAGCAGCCACAGCGCCAATGGCGGCAGCGCCGAGCCCAGCGGTTCGAGCGCGGTGACGATCGCCCAGCCCAGCCCGAGATAGAGCACCAGCCCGAGCCTTTCGAACCGTCCCGGAAAGCGCAGCTTCAGCGCAGCGCCGACCGCGGCCCCGCTCCACACCGCGCCCCCCAGCCCGGCGCCCTGGCCGAGCCCCAACGTGAAGGGCGTGTAGGTTCCGGCGATCATCACGAAGATCATGGCATGATCGACCCGGCGCAGCAGCGCCTTGGCGAAACCGGGGGGAGCGAGGTTGTAGGCCGCCGACGCCGACAGCATGCCGACCAGCCCCAGCCCATAGATCGACAGGGCGAGGGCGGTCCGCACCGGGACCGCGTCGGAAAACACGGCGCGGGCCAGCAGCCATATGAAGCCGGCGATCCCTGCAGCGACCCCGACGGCATGGACGACCGCATCGGCCCGCCGCTCGCCGGCGCTGTAGACGGGAAAATCCTGGGCATCCGGCATTGGCGCACCCGCCGCGTGAAGAAGGACTGCGGGCAAGCCGCCGCTGTTCGTTCAAGTGCGAACATGGGGTGCCAGCCGCAGTCGCGCCACGGGTGATGTCCGATGGTGGAGCCGGGCCGGTTACTCGGCGGCGACGGAAAGGGACTGCGCCCGGTGCCGCGGCATCGGTTCGGTCATGGCGGCTGCCCGCCGGAAATAGCACAGGGCGTAGACGCGGACGCAGCCTGTGAGGTTGTCGCTGTCGTAGCGCTCGGCGTCGATCAACGTCACCAGTTCGCTCATCGTCATTCGCTCGCGGGCACAGATTTCCTCGAGGGACTCCCATTCCACCGGCATCAGCTTCATGCTGGTCCGCTTGCCGTTCACCCTGACGTTACGCATGAGCATGGGAGCCTCCATTCCTGTCGCATAAACAGGTATGCGAAGTGACACGGGACATGCTGTGAAGTTCTTCACATGGGATATCGTCGGCCCAAACGGATCGGAGGAGAGGATGACGGATGGCGACGGTCATGGTGATGCCCTGCGCGCGATCATTGAGGAGGCGGCGGCTGCGCGCTCCGCCTTGTGCGAGAATGAACTGGTCATCCGTCTGGACAACATCCTGGCGATTGCGCGGGCAGCGCTTGAAGAACAGCGCCCGGACGCTGCTCCGCTATTGCACCCCAGATCCCGCCCATAAAAAAACCGCCGCTAACCCATTGGATTAGCGGCGAGTTGAACAGGGAGGCTTCACGTCTGGGAGACGCTGGGTCCGAGGACCCAACCCCGGAGGGGAGACCTCCGGGACGAAACATCGGGTGCTGCGTCGCAGCATCCAACGATCAAAATTTGACCATTCCGGTGCCAACTTTCCAGGCATAAATGAATAAATCTACCATGCAAGCCACGCATGGCTAGAGATGACCATTGGAAGGCTAATAAAAATGCCGAAATCGGCCGGGCTGCTCCGGAAATATGGTGCAGCGCGGTCGATTTCGGCAATGCTGTTACAAATCGCTGAAAACTGTCCCGGATCAGAACGGGGTTTCTGCCACTTTTTTGACCAGGAAGTCGCGGAAGACCGCGATGCGCTTGGAATGGCGCAATTCTTCGGCATAAACGAAGTAGGCGTCGACCTTCGGCCCGTCGACGTCCGGCAGGATGCGGGTGACGTCCTTGGAGAAGCTGTCGACCAGGAAATCGGGCAGCGCGCCGATGCCGAGCCCGCTCTCCACCGCCCGGTAGATGGCATAGACGCTGTTGACCTGCAGGATCGGTTTGCGCGCGGGCGACGGGTCGCCCATTTCCATGATCCAGTTGACGTTGGGGATCGGCGCCCGCACGTCGGGCGGGTAGGTGATCAGGTCGTGGCTGTCCAGCTCGGCCAGCGTCTTGGGCGTGCCCCGCTTCTTCAGGTAGCTCTGGCTGGCGTAGAGGTGGAAGCGGATCGACATCAGGTGCCGCTGGATCAGGTCCGGCTGGCGCGGCGTGTTCATGCGGATGGCGATGTCCGCCTCGCGCATCGCCAAATCCAGCTCGTCGTCGTCGATCAGAAGCGTCAGCTGGATGTCGGGATAGATCGACATGAACTCGTTGATGCGCGGCGTCAGCCAGGTCGAGCCGAAGGCGACTGTCGTCGTCACCCGCAGCGGGCCCTTGGGATGCTCCCGGCTTTCGGTCAGCATCGCTTCCGTCATCGACAGCTTGGCGAAGACGTCGCGGGCGGTGCGGTGCAGCAACTCGCCCTG from Azospirillum thiophilum includes:
- a CDS encoding lysozyme inhibitor LprI family protein, producing MMGSSIRLPVPPQGRAALARAALICLPLMLAAGTVRAAPSFDCKAASTPVEKAICADPKLADADQELADSYKALQSLSGSADRERLRTEQKAWLGQRNQCAASGSVTSCLGPVLDARRTALAESLPKAAAAVATIVDGIAADPAGAAKRLADIRGGLGKGWTAYLLRFGPSPDRKKAEALLREAVEGIGDSFARETAAGADPATDEGFLTALRVVSDDVEMAWPCSVMEQRGTPAWKAMEPLYGSSRDSFGAPPACPDDGALLASPAWKTVEDLLAPMLEAASNRTGTIRFASYRQMGIDRLKSAVDPRLFLGEAPELAPLVKDTAGWTNPRWVAPGWGERLDKAVDAAVTSWTPQLASRYGMPPAEARRLAQAVAAQGLGSGIGLITDNLDLQNDTRIPDWLRGSWSWSGGAAEGTPFATPAGKARIDATTICVGSECDGYDVTGQGEDAPFDPKEVKAAGAAPAPDAATRAISLAAVAAGGSVTLVPLAGDGVLATGYGKPTVLKREAR
- the trhA gene encoding PAQR family membrane homeostasis protein TrhA, producing the protein MPDAQDFPVYSAGERRADAVVHAVGVAAGIAGFIWLLARAVFSDAVPVRTALALSIYGLGLVGMLSASAAYNLAPPGFAKALLRRVDHAMIFVMIAGTYTPFTLGLGQGAGLGGAVWSGAAVGAALKLRFPGRFERLGLVLYLGLGWAIVTALEPLGSALPPLALWLLVAGGLLYTVGVVFHLMERMPYNNAIWHLLVLAAAACHFTAVSAAFLP
- a CDS encoding ribbon-helix-helix domain-containing protein, whose translation is MLMRNVRVNGKRTSMKLMPVEWESLEEICARERMTMSELVTLIDAERYDSDNLTGCVRVYALCYFRRAAAMTEPMPRHRAQSLSVAAE
- a CDS encoding LysR family transcriptional regulator; the encoded protein is MDWDKLRVFHAVAEAGSFTHAGETLNLSQSAVSRQISALEESLGVPLFHRHARGLILTEQGELLHRTARDVFAKLSMTEAMLTESREHPKGPLRVTTTVAFGSTWLTPRINEFMSIYPDIQLTLLIDDDELDLAMREADIAIRMNTPRQPDLIQRHLMSIRFHLYASQSYLKKRGTPKTLAELDSHDLITYPPDVRAPIPNVNWIMEMGDPSPARKPILQVNSVYAIYRAVESGLGIGALPDFLVDSFSKDVTRILPDVDGPKVDAYFVYAEELRHSKRIAVFRDFLVKKVAETPF